A genomic stretch from Psilocybe cubensis strain MGC-MH-2018 chromosome 1, whole genome shotgun sequence includes:
- a CDS encoding Exoglucanase 3, protein MRYLQALACALALAPSVVFAAPSISGFQGNPYIGKEGYANQEYARKLDQTIQYFNQRNDYQNAARTRTVQKIPTFAWISVSSDVYKIRGLISETLAAQTATRRQQILQLVVYNLPNRDCSAGASAGEFQLDNDGLNKYKRYIDNIANELNTAEARNINFVVILEPDSVANIVTGSNVPACSRAAPAYKEGIAYAIAKLQHPNVSLYIDAANGGWLGWDSNLRPTATILAEILRQARAINSSASVRGVAINVSNFNEYIARVREPFTEYSNSWDESHYAQSLAPHLEQAGFPAHFIVDQTRAGRGGIRTEWGQWCNVRNAGFGTRPTSDQGVLQNQYVDAIVWVKPGGESDGTSDRGSPRFSETCAGPVAHVPAPEAGSWFNEYAANLVRLANPELPPTY, encoded by the exons ATGCGTTATCTACAAGCTCTCGCCTGTGCATTGGCGCTTGCTCCTTCCGTTGTCTTCGCTGCACCTTCGATATCCGGCTTCCAGGGAAATCCATACATCGGAAAGGAAGGCTATGCAAACCAGGAATACGCAAGGAAGCTGGATCAGACCATCCAGTACTTCAACCAGAGGAACGACTACCAAAATGCGGCAAGGACGAGGACAGTTCAGAAAATCCCCACCTTTGCTTGGATATCCGTTTCATCAGAT GTATACAAAATAAGGGGGCTCATCAGCGAGACTCTCGCTGCACAGACAGCGACGAGGAGGCAGCAAATTCTACAGCTCGTGGTTTACAACCTGCCTAACCGCGACTGCTCCGCCGGCGCTTCAGCCGGAGAGTTCCAACTCGACAACGACGGGCTCAACAAGTACAAAAGATACATTGACA ACATCGCCAATGAACTGAACACCGCCGAAGCGAGAAATATCAacttcgtcgtcatcctcgAGCCCGATTCCGTCGCCAACATCGTCACCGGCTCGAACGTCCCCGCCTGCTCGAGAGCCGCGCCAGCCTACAAAGAAGGCATCGCCTACGCCATCGCCAAGCTCCAACACCCCAACGTCTCCCTCTACATCGACGCCGCGAACGGCGGCTGGCTCGGCTGGGACTCGAACCTGCGTCCCACCGCGACCATCCTCGCCGAGATCCTGCGACAAGCCCGCGCGATCAACTCATCGGCGTCGGTCCGCGGCGTCGCGATCAACGTGTCCAATTTCAACGAGTACATCGCGCGCGTGCGCGAGCCGTTCACGGAGTACTCGAACAGCTGGGACGAGAGCCACTACGCCCAGTCGCTCGCGCCGCACCTCGAGCAGGCCGGCTTCCCCGCGCACTTCATCGTCGACCAGACGCGCGCGGGCAGGGGCGGCATCCGCACGGAATGGGGCCAATGGTGCAACGTGCGCAACGCAGGCTTCGGCACGCGCCCTACATCCGACCAGGGTGTGCTGCAGAACCAGTACGTGGACGCGATTGTGTGGGTTAAGCCGGGAGGCGAGTCGGACGGCACGTCTGATCGTGGGTCGCCGAGGTTTTCTGAGACGTGTGCGGGGCCTGTTGCGCATGTTCCGGCGCCTGAAGCTGGCTCGTGGTTCAATGAGTATGCTGCGAATTTGGTCAGGCTGGCTAACCCCGAGCTGCCGCCGACATACTAG
- a CDS encoding FAS1 domain-containing protein (FAS1 domain-containing protein AFUA_8G05360), whose translation MTEPEYTPQTTVQPTLSDLLTIEPSASIFYSYARELEMSSMLSKQDSKLTLFVPTNKAVMALARKPHQGPEQPIEVEISDEEFHNRAKKHVERWVSAHIVPEYPLSLDGNNHPTLLDGKSISFKPISKVSGHGAEWSRVTLDNGAKIVGKKEGLNGDLYLIDGTISLD comes from the exons ATGACAGAACCTGAATACACCCCACAGACGACGGTCCAGCCCACGCTCTCAGACTTGCTTACGATCGAACCATCGGCGTCGATATTCTATTCCTACGCCAGAGAGTTGGAGATGAGCTCGATGCTCTCTAAGCAGGACTCGAAGTTGACTTTATTCGTGCCCACAAATAAGGCTGTGATGGCTCTGGCGAGGAAACC TCATCAAGGACCTGAACAACCTATAGAGGTTGAAATTTCCGATGAGGAGTTCCACAATAGAGCCAAGAAACATGTTGAACGCTGGGTTTCTGCTCATATCGTTCCT GAATACCCATTGTCTCTTGACGGGAACAATCACCCTACGCTTCTAGATGGGAAATCCATTTCATTCAAGCCTATATCCAAAGTTAGTGGCCATGGGGCAGAATGGAGCCGAGTAACGTTGGATAATGGTGCCAAGATAGTAGGCAAGAAAGAG GGTTTGAATGGAGACTTGTATCTCATCGACGGAACAATTTCATTGGACTGA
- a CDS encoding Putative uncharacterized oxidoreductase (Putative uncharacterized oxidoreductase C513.07) has translation MPTIDKGDKILVTGANGYIAAWVTRLLLERGYAVRGTVRSEDKGEFMKNYFNGVGIGEKFETVIVDDISRDGVFDEAVKGVHAIAHTASPFHFRSKEPKEIIEPAVKGTIGILEATIKHGHDVKRIVITSSTAAIMGNQAEIFTEADWNNVSVKEVDGKGSEASPIHMYCASKALAEKAAWNFYEKHAGAIKWDITTLNPPYPAIHDVRAVESLNTSLALWYDYVVKGSIKSKEALADSNSWVDVRDIALAHAIALENKEAGGERIIINEGGYIWQEWLSIANSITPSPLPSRAFLLGFPEILEGNPVSKFRFQKSKEEQILGIKFYTKAETTKDILDDFARRGW, from the exons ATGCCAACCATCGACAAAGGTGATAAAATTCTGGTCACCGGAGCCAACGGATACATCGCAGCCTGGGTGACCCGTTTACTGCTAGAGCGAGGATATGCTGTTCGCGGAACTGTACGCTCGGAAGACAAAGGGGAATTTATGAAAAATTATTTTAACGGCGTCGGAATAGGAGAAAAGTTTGAAACAGTCATTGTTGATGATATTAGCAGG GATGGAGTATTTGACGAGGCTGTTAAGGGTGTCCATGCCATTGCCCATACGGCCTCACCTTTCCATTTCAGATCCAAAGAACCAAAGG AAATCATCGAGCCTGCCGTAAAGGGTACTATAGGCATTTTGGAAGCTACCATTAAACACGG ACACGATGTAAAACGTATTGTCATCACATCTTCAACGGCGGCTATCATGGGCAACCAGGCTGAGATTTTCACTGAAGCTGATTGGAACAACGTTTCAGTAAAAGAAGTAGATGGAAAAGGTTCCGAGGCCAGTCCTATTCATATGTATTGCGCTTCTAAAGCTTTAGCTGAGAAAG CTGCGTGGAACTTTTACGAAAAACATGCTGGTGCGATAAAATGGGACATAACAACTTTGAATCCGCCCTAC CCTGCTATTCATGATGTTAGAGCGGTGGAAAGTCTGAACACCTCACTGGCACTGTGGTACGACTACGTCGTGAAAGGAAGTATCAAATCCAAGGAAGCGCTCGCAGACTCCAACTCATGGGTGGATGTCCGTGATATTGCCCTTGCTCATGCTATAGCGCTAGAGAACAAGGAGGCCGGTGGTGAGAGGATCATTATCAATGAAG GAGGATATATTTGGCAAGAGTGGC TTTCCATTGCTAACTCCATCACTCCCTCGCCTCTTCCATCGCGTGCCTTTCTCCTCGGCTTTCCTGAGATTCTGGAGGGAAATCCAGTCAGCAAATTTCGGTTCCAAAAATCTAAGGAGGAACAAATTCTGGGAATTAAATTCTACACTAAAGCAGAAACCACCAAGGATATACTCGACGATTTTGCTAGACGGGGATGGTAG
- a CDS encoding Homeobox protein ANF-1 encodes MNSSPPQTVSEPIYLPPPPAPAVAPQGPTQLARTDSATSFSSEEDASMSPSPVAVMNSARRTRKRFTNTQLTMLENLFHLNSHPSREDREAVARDGGMETKSVTIWFQNKRQTERKTAASNNNNNNNNGANGGSSHGATSHAVPNITSTIHTFSLHGEGAHGQGPSSRTASPPFSISSRSSITSASICTATTTAYSSSRPSLDRVASRSELRAAAPRTPSRRPAHPGTGAIWDNMPSSPLAPPISPPAREFIDFGKNARTRRTLEWACAAARLVDKDGYASGMSAGFGAGGGSGGMYASSSAPAAPVRPRARTVSREKMRVRAGPSQHHQSHYSYSRDPNGAASDSISSSRSRERDTYAPAHTHSYVRSRDTDMDLTDEEDHEAITPPSTWGKDDRRWTPAGAGEGRPTSLLAMTEAAKGGMSPRDIRARVDDDDMFRAALALCGLGRRT; translated from the exons ATGAACTCGTCTCCGCCTCAGACAGTGTCAGAGCCGATCTATCTCCCACCGCCCCCAGCGCCAGCAGTCGCTCCTCAAGGGCCCACACAGCTCGCGAGGACCGACTCTGCGACGAGCTTTTCGTCAGAGGAGGACGCGTCGATGAGCCCGAGTCCTGTGGCTGTCATGAACAGCGCGCGGCGCACTCGTAAACGGTTCACGAACACCCAGCTCACAATGCTCGAGAATCTCTTCCACCTCAATTCACACCCGTCGCGCGAGGATCGCGAGGCGGTCGCCAGAGACGGCGGCAT GGAGACCAAATCTGTGACGATCTGGTTCCAGAATAAACGGCAGACGGAGCGCAAGACAGCTGCGTCGAACAacaataacaacaacaacaacggtGCGAACGGGGGCAGCTCACACGGCGCCACGTCGCACGCCGTGCCCAACATCACCAGCACCATCCACACATTCAGCCTGCACGGCGAGGGCGCACACGGGCAGGGGCCCTCCTCCCGCACCGCCTCGCCGCCATTCAGCATCAGCAGCCGCAGCAGCATAACCTCGGCGTCGATATGCACCGCAACGACCACAGCCTACTCGTCCTCGCGGCCGTCGCTCGACCGCGTCGCCTCGCGCTCGGAGCTGCGCGCAGCGGCCCCGCGCACGCCGTCCCGCCGCCCCGCCCACCCAGGCACAGGCGCGATATGGGACAACATGCCCTCGTCCCCGCTCGCGCCGCCCATCAGCCCGCCTGCCCGCGAGTTTATCGATTTTGGCAAAAATGCGCGCACGCGCCGCACGCTTGAGTGGGCGTGTGCGGCTGCGAGGCTGGTGGATAAGGATGGGTATGCGAGTGGGATGAGCGCTGGGTTTGGTGCGGGCGGGGGTAGCGGGGGCATGTATGCGTCGTCTTCGGCGCCTGCTGCGCCGGTTAGGCCACGTGCAAGGACGGTGTCGAGGGAGAAGATGCGTGTAAGGGCGGGCCCAAGCCAACACCACCAGTCGCACTATTCGTACTCTCGGGATCCTAATGGTGCTGCCTCAGATAGCATCTCCAGCTCGCGCAGCCGCGAGCGGGACACATACGCTCCCGCGCACACGCACTCGTACGTGCGTTCGCGCGATACGGATATGGATCTCACGGACGAGGAGGACCACGAGGCGATCACGCCGCCGAGCACTTGGGGGAAGGATGACAGGCGATGGACGCCCGCTGGCGCCGGCGAGGGCAGGCCGACGAGTCTGCTGGCGATGACGGAGGCGGCGAAGGGCGGGATGTCGCCGAGGGATATTCGGGCGCgggtggatgatgatgatatgtTCAGGGCGGCGCTTGCGCTGTGTGGGCTTGGGCGGAGGACGTAA